The Populus alba chromosome 6, ASM523922v2, whole genome shotgun sequence genome contains a region encoding:
- the LOC118050259 gene encoding uncharacterized protein isoform X1, translated as MKHSSSSSTTATSMEAAATSSTCSSSAPIPSHSDQSSLGTSSSTAMTTTTTSTIDDITVGTTLDGTNGAAAETVTIDRRGEYSATCKWTVQGFPRVKARALWSKYFEVGGYDCRLLIYPKGDSQALPGYISIYLQIMDPRGTSSSKWDCFASYRLSIVNPLDDSKTIHRDSWHRFSSKKKSHGWCDFTPASTVFDSKLGYLFNNDCVLITADILILNESVSFMRDNSSSSTSNNEVQSGLSLSISSNSVAVGPVSDVLSGKCTWKVHNFSLFKEMIKTQKIMSPVFPAGECNLRISVYQSSVNGMDYLSMCLESKDTEKTAVSDRSCWCLFRMSVLNQKAGGSNHVHRDSYGRFAADNKSGDNTSLGWNDYMKMADFIGAESGFLVDDTAVFSTSFHVIKEFSSFSKNGGLIGGRVGSGARKSDGHMGKFTWRIENFMRLKDLLKKRKITGLCIKSRRFQIGNRDCRLIVYPRGQSQPPCHLSVFLEVTDLRNTSSDWSCFVSHRLSVVNQRMEEKSVTKESQNRYSKAAKDWGWREFVTLTSLFDQDSGFLVQDTVVFSAEVLILKETSIMQDFTDQDTESTNGTSQTDKVGKRSSFTWKVENFLSFKEIMETRKIFSKFFQAGGCELRIGVYESFDTICIYLESDQSVGSDPDKNFWVRYRMAVVNQKNPAKTVWKESSICTKTWNNSVLQFMKVSDMLETDAGFLVRDTVVFVCEILDCCPWFEFSDLEVLASEDDQDALTTDPDELIDSEDSEGNSGDEEDIFRNLLSRAGFHLTYGDNPSQPQVTLREKLLMDAGAIAGFLTGLRVYLDEPAKVKKLLLPTKLSGGNDGKKAVKADESSPSLMNLLMGVKVLQQAIIDLLLDIMVECCQPSEGSLNDDSSDAHSKPSLDGSGASSPLESDRGSGATESAQFPVHERLDSGLDDSKRASAVQSSDINGTDMPGQALPGQPIYPPVTTAGGALENASLRSKMNFQTMWPEQSEELLGLIVNSLRALDGAVPQGCPEPRRRPQSAQKIALVLDKAPKHLQPDLVSLIPKLVEHAEHPLAAYALLERLKKPDAEPALWIPVFGALSQLECGSDVWERVLIQSFDLLADSNDEPLAATIDFIFKAASQCQHLPEAVRSVRTRLKNLGADVSPFVLDFLSRTVNSWGDVAETILRDIDCDDALGDSCSTLPCGLFLFGENASAAERLHVVDEQTFHFRCHFSDIYILIEMLSIPCLAVEASQTFERAVARGAIMAQSVAMVLERRLAQRLNFNARFVNENFQHTDATIEEEASEQLRVQRDDFSVVLGLAETLALSRDLCVKGFVKMLYTILFKWYANETYRGRMLKRLVDRATSTTDNSCDVDLDLDILAILVCEEQEIVKPVLSMMREVAELANVDRAALWHQLCASEDEIIRIRDEKKAENSNMAREKANLSQKLSDCEATNYRLKSEMKAEMDRFTREKKELSEQIQEVESQLEWLRSERDDEITKLTVEKKVLQDRLHDAETQLSQLKSRKRDELKKVVKEKNALAERLKSAEAARKRFDEELKRYATENVTREEIRQSLEDEVRRLTKTVGQTEGERREKEEQVARCEAYIDGMESKLQACQQYIHTLEASVQDEMNRHAPLYGAGLEALSMQELETISRIHEEGLRQIHALQQCKGSPASSPHVSPHTLPHNHGLYPAAPPPMAVGLPPLIPNGVGIHNNGLVNGTVGPWFNHT; from the exons ATGAaacacagcagcagcagcagcaccaccGCCACTTCAATGGAAGCGGCAGCCACATCTTCTACCTGCTCATCATCTGCCCCTATACCTTCTCACTCCGACCAATCCTCTCTCGGCACCTCATCATCGACAGCAATGACGACAACAACAACCTCGACAATCGACGATATCACTGTGGGGACAACGCTAGACGGAACGAACGGAGCGGCAGCAGAAACCGTGACAATCGATCGGCGAGGGGAGTATTCCGCAACCTGCAAATGGACGGTACAGGGTTTTCCACGTGTTAAAGCTAGGGCATTATGGAGTAAATATTTTGAAGTAGGCGGTTACGATTGCCGTTTATTAATTTACCCTAAAGGTGACTCCCAAGCTTTGCCTGGGTACATCTCAATCTATCTTCAAATCATGGACCCTCGCGGTACATCATCGTCAAAATGGGATTGTTTTGCTAGTTACCGTTTATCAATTGTTAATCCACTTGATGATTCCAAAACCATACACCGTGATTCATGGCATCGGTTTTCCAGTAAGAAAAAATCACACGGTTGGTGTGATTTTACCCCGGCTTCTACCGTATTTGATTCCAAATTAGGCTATTTGTTTAATAATGATTGCGTTTTAATCACCGctgatattttgattttaaacgAATCTGTTAGTTTTATGCGtgataatagtagtagtagcacTAGTAATAATGAGGTGCAATCGGGGCTTTCGTTATCAATTTCGTCCAATTCGGTAGCTGTGGGACCGGTATCGGACGTGTTAAGTGGCAAATGTACATGGAAAGTGCataattttagtttgtttaagGAAATGATTAAGACTCAGAAGATAATGAGTCCGGTGTTTCCAGCAGGGGAATGTAATTTGAGGATTAGTGTGTATCAGAGCTCCGTGAATGGAATGGATTACTTGTCTATGTGTTTGGAGAGTAAGGATACAGAGAAGACAGCTGTTTCAGATAGGAGTTGTTGGTGTTTGTTTAGAATGTCTGTTTTGAATCAGAAGGCTGGGGGGAGTAATCATGTGCATAGGGATTCATATGGACGGTTTGCAGCAGATAATAAGAGTGGGGATAATACGAGTTTGGGGTGGAATGATTATATGAAGATGGCTGATTTTATTGGGGCTGAGTCAGGGTTTTTGGTTGATGATACTGCAGTGTTTAGTACTTCATTTCATGTGATTAAGGAGTTCAGTAGTTTTTCGAAGAATGGGGGGTTAATTGGAGGGAGGGTTGGGAGTGGAGCAAGGAAGTCTGATGGGCATATGGGGAAATTCACTTGGAGGATCGAGAATTTCATGAGGTTGAAGGATCTTttgaagaagaggaagattACTGGTCTTTGCATCAAGAGCAGGAGGTTTCAGATTGGGAATCGGGATTGCCGACTCATTGTTTATCCTCGAG GGCAGTCTCAGCCACCATGCCATCTTTCAGTGTTTCTTGAAGTTACAGATTTGCGAAATACTTCTAGCGATTGGAGTTGTTTTGTGAGCCATCGATTGTCAGTTGTCAACCAGAGGATGGAAGAGAAGTCTGTCACAAAGGAATCTCAAAATCGCTATTCCAAAGCTGCAAAAGATTGGGGTTGGCGTGAATTTGTGACACTCACAAGCCTGTTTGATCAAGACTCTGGGTTTCTCGTTCAAGATACCGTTGTATTCTCGGCGGAGGTTCTCATTTTGAAAGAAACATCCATTATGCAAGATTTTACGGATCAGGATACTGAGTCAACTAATGGCACTTCCCAGACTGACAAGGTTGGGAAAAGAAGTTCATTTACATGGAAGGTGGAGAACTTCTTGTCCTTCAAAGAAATAATGGAAACTCGAAAAATATTTAGCAAGTTCTTCCAAGCTGGTGGCTGTGAGCTTCGGATTG GTGTGTATGAGTCCTTTGACACCATATGCATATATTTGGAGAGTGATCAGTCAGTTGGTAGTGATCCAGATAAAAACTTTTGGGTCAGATACAGGATGGCTGTTGTGAATCAAAAAAATCCAGCGAAGACTGTGTGGAAGGAGTCATCTATTTGTACAAAGACATGGAATAATTCTGTCCTGCAATTCATGAAGGTGTCAGATATGTTGGAAACAGATGCAGGGTTCCTCGTACGTGATACTGTTGTTTTTGTATGTGAAATTTTAGATTGCTGCCCATGGTTCGAGTTTTCAGATTTAGAG GTTTTGGCGTCCGAGGATGATCAGGATGCTTTAACAACTGATCCTGATGAACTCATTGATTCTGAAGATAGTGAAGGAAATagtggagatgaagaagacatCTTTAGAAACCTTCTTTCCAGAGCTGGGTTTCACCTCACATACGGAGATAATCCTTCACAGCCTCAGGTTACCTTAAGAGAAAAGCTTCTAATGGATGCCGGTGCAATTGCTGGTTTTCTGACTGGACTACGTGTTTATCTTGATGAACCAGCTAAAGTAAAGAAGCTGCTTCTTCCAACCAAGCTTTCTGGTGGCAATGATGGAAAGAAGGCTGTGAAGGCTGATGAATCTTCTCCCAGCTTGATGAATTTGTTGATGGGAGTTAAAGTTTTGCAGCAGGCAATCATAGATTTACTATTGGACATAATGGTTGAATGTTGCCAACCTTCGGAAGGAAGTTTGAATGATGATTCCTCTGATGCGCACTCAAAGCCTTCTCTTGATGGCAGTGGTGCTTCCAGCCCATTGGAATCTGACAGGGGAAGTGGAGCAACTGAATCCGCTCAATTTCCTGTACATGAAAGGTTGGATTCTGGTCTAGATGATTCTAAAAGAGCATCTGCTGTACAGAGCTCTGACATAAATGGGACTGATATGCCTGGACAAGCTCTTCCAGGACAGCCTATTTATCCACCAGTAACAACAGCAGGAGGTGCTTTGGAAAATGCTTCTCTTCGCTCTAAG ATGAACTTTCAGACCATGTGGCCAGAACAATCTGAGGAGCTCTTGGGACTGATTGTTAACTCACTGAGAGCCCTAGATGGAGCTGTTCCACAAGGCTGCCCAGAGCCAAGACGAAGACCTCAGTCTGCACAAAAGATTGCTCTTGTACTGGATAAAGCTCCCAAGCATCTGCAGCCGGACCTGGTTTCTTTGATTCCCAAATTGGTTGAGCATGCAGAGCATCCATTGGCGGCTTATGCACTTCTTGAAAGACTTAAAAAGCCTGATGCAGAACCTGCACTGTGGATACCT GTTTTTGGTGCTCTTAGTCAACTGGAGTGTGGCAGTGATGTGTGGGAGCGTGTTTTAATTCAGTCTTTTGATCTTTTGGCTGATTCAAATGATGAGCCTCTTGCTGCTACCATAGATTTTATATTCAAGGCTGCATCCCAGTGTCAACATCTTCCGGAAGCA GTCAGATCAGTTCGCACTAGGTTAAAAAACTTAGGGGCTGACGTGTCTCCTTTTGTCCTAGATTTTTTGAGCAGAACTGTGAATAGTTGGGGAGATGTTGCTGAAACCATACTAAGAGATATTGATTGTGATGATGCCCTTGGTGATAGCTGCTCAACGTTGCCTTGTGGCCTCTTCTTGTTTGGAGAAAATGCATCGGCTGCTGAAAGGTTGCATGTGGTGGATGAGCAGACATTCCATTTTAGATGTCATTTTTCTGACATTTATATCCTGATTGAGATGTTATCCATACCTTGCCTTGCTGTTGAGGCTTCCCAAACATTTGAGAGGGCTGTAGCTCGAGGAGCAATTATGGCTCAATCTGTAGCAATGGTCTTGGAAAGACGCCTTGCTCAAAGATTGAATTTTAATGCCAGAtttgttaatgaaaattttcagCACACAGATGCTACAATAGAGGAAGAAGCCAGTGAACAGCTGCGAGTCCAAcgtgatgatttttctgttgTTCTTGGTCTTGCTGAGACACTGGCTCTTTCTAGAGACCTTTGTGTGAAGGGATTTGTTAAGATGCTGTACACAATACTATTTAAATGGTATGCCAATGAGACCTATAGAGGGAGAATGCTAAAGAGACTTGTTGATCGTGCCACCAGTACTACTGATAATAGTTGTGATGTAGATTTAGATTTGGACATATTGGCTATTTTAGTTTGTGAGGAGCAAGAAATTGTTAAACCTGTTCTGAGCATGATGCGGGAGGTTGCTGAACTTGCAAATGTTGATCGGGCAGCTCTCTGGCACCAGCTATGTGCTAGTGAAGATGAAATTATTCGTATACGTGATGAGAAGAAAGCAGAAAATTCCAATATGGCTCGGGAGAAGGCAAATCTATCGCAAAAATTGAGTGACTGTGAGGCCACTAACTATAGGCTAAAG TCTGAAATGAAGGCTGAGATGGATCGCTTCACTCGGGAAAAGAAGGAACTTTCTGAACAAATACAAGAAGTTGAGAGTCAGCTTGAATGGCTACGTTCAGAGAGAGATGATGAAATCACAAAGCTGacagttgaaaaaaaagttcttcAAGACCGTCTACATGATGCTGAGACACAGCTCTCCCAATTGAAGTCCCGAAAACGGGATGAATTGAAG AAAGtagtaaaagagaaaaatgctcTTGCTGAAAGGCTGAAGAGCGCTGAAGCTGCACGAAAAAGATTTGATGAAGAACTGAAACGGTATGCTACAGAGAATGTGACAAGGGAGGAAATCCGTCAGTCATTGGAGGATGAGGTTCGGAGATTGACAAAAACAGTTGGGCAAACTGAAGGAGAGAGGAGGGAGAAGGAAGAGCAGGTTGCCAGGTGTGAAGCATATATTGATGGGATGGAATCAAAATTGCAGGCCTGCCAG CAATATATCCACACCCTTGAGGCTTCTGTTCAAGATGAAATGAACCGGCATGCCCCTCTTTATGGAGCCGGATTGGAAGCTCTATCAATGCAGGAGTTGGAGACTATATCACGTATTCATGAGGAAGGTCTCAGGCAGATTCATGCCCTCCAACAGTGCAAGGGGAGTCCTGCCTCCAGTCCTCATGTGAGCCCCCACACCTTACCCCACAATCATGGGTTGTATCCTGCTGCTCCACCTCCAATGGCAGTTGGATTGCCTCCACTGATTCCAAATGGTGTCGGGATCCACAACAATGGACTCGTGAATGGAACAGTTGGTCCATGGTTTAACCATACATAA
- the LOC118050259 gene encoding uncharacterized protein isoform X2, which produces MKHSSSSSTTATSMEAAATSSTCSSSAPIPSHSDQSSLGTSSSTAMTTTTTSTIDDITVGTTLDGTNGAAAETVTIDRRGEYSATCKWTVQGFPRVKARALWSKYFEVGGYDCRLLIYPKGDSQALPGYISIYLQIMDPRGTSSSKWDCFASYRLSIVNPLDDSKTIHRDSWHRFSSKKKSHGWCDFTPASTVFDSKLGYLFNNDCVLITADILILNESVSFMRDNSSSSTSNNEVQSGLSLSISSNSVAVGPVSDVLSGKCTWKVHNFSLFKEMIKTQKIMSPVFPAGECNLRISVYQSSVNGMDYLSMCLESKDTEKTAVSDRSCWCLFRMSVLNQKAGGSNHVHRDSYGRFAADNKSGDNTSLGWNDYMKMADFIGAESGFLVDDTAVFSTSFHVIKEFSSFSKNGGLIGGRVGSGARKSDGHMGKFTWRIENFMRLKDLLKKRKITGLCIKSRRFQIGNRDCRLIVYPRGQSQPPCHLSVFLEVTDLRNTSSDWSCFVSHRLSVVNQRMEEKSVTKESQNRYSKAAKDWGWREFVTLTSLFDQDSGFLVQDTVVFSAEVLILKETSIMQDFTDQDTESTNGTSQTDKVGKRSSFTWKVENFLSFKEIMETRKIFSKFFQAGGCELRIGVYESFDTICIYLESDQSVGSDPDKNFWVRYRMAVVNQKNPAKTVWKESSICTKTWNNSVLQFMKVSDMLETDAGFLVRDTVVFVCEILDCCPWFEFSDLEVLASEDDQDALTTDPDELIDSEDSEGNSGDEEDIFRNLLSRAGFHLTYGDNPSQPQVTLREKLLMDAGAIAGFLTGLRVYLDEPAKVKKLLLPTKLSGGNDGKKAVKADESSPSLMNLLMGVKVLQQAIIDLLLDIMVECCQPSEGSLNDDSSDAHSKPSLDGSGASSPLESDRGSGATESAQFPVHERLDSGLDDSKRASAVQSSDINGTDMPGQALPGQPIYPPVTTAGGALENASLRSKTMWPEQSEELLGLIVNSLRALDGAVPQGCPEPRRRPQSAQKIALVLDKAPKHLQPDLVSLIPKLVEHAEHPLAAYALLERLKKPDAEPALWIPVFGALSQLECGSDVWERVLIQSFDLLADSNDEPLAATIDFIFKAASQCQHLPEAVRSVRTRLKNLGADVSPFVLDFLSRTVNSWGDVAETILRDIDCDDALGDSCSTLPCGLFLFGENASAAERLHVVDEQTFHFRCHFSDIYILIEMLSIPCLAVEASQTFERAVARGAIMAQSVAMVLERRLAQRLNFNARFVNENFQHTDATIEEEASEQLRVQRDDFSVVLGLAETLALSRDLCVKGFVKMLYTILFKWYANETYRGRMLKRLVDRATSTTDNSCDVDLDLDILAILVCEEQEIVKPVLSMMREVAELANVDRAALWHQLCASEDEIIRIRDEKKAENSNMAREKANLSQKLSDCEATNYRLKSEMKAEMDRFTREKKELSEQIQEVESQLEWLRSERDDEITKLTVEKKVLQDRLHDAETQLSQLKSRKRDELKKVVKEKNALAERLKSAEAARKRFDEELKRYATENVTREEIRQSLEDEVRRLTKTVGQTEGERREKEEQVARCEAYIDGMESKLQACQQYIHTLEASVQDEMNRHAPLYGAGLEALSMQELETISRIHEEGLRQIHALQQCKGSPASSPHVSPHTLPHNHGLYPAAPPPMAVGLPPLIPNGVGIHNNGLVNGTVGPWFNHT; this is translated from the exons ATGAaacacagcagcagcagcagcaccaccGCCACTTCAATGGAAGCGGCAGCCACATCTTCTACCTGCTCATCATCTGCCCCTATACCTTCTCACTCCGACCAATCCTCTCTCGGCACCTCATCATCGACAGCAATGACGACAACAACAACCTCGACAATCGACGATATCACTGTGGGGACAACGCTAGACGGAACGAACGGAGCGGCAGCAGAAACCGTGACAATCGATCGGCGAGGGGAGTATTCCGCAACCTGCAAATGGACGGTACAGGGTTTTCCACGTGTTAAAGCTAGGGCATTATGGAGTAAATATTTTGAAGTAGGCGGTTACGATTGCCGTTTATTAATTTACCCTAAAGGTGACTCCCAAGCTTTGCCTGGGTACATCTCAATCTATCTTCAAATCATGGACCCTCGCGGTACATCATCGTCAAAATGGGATTGTTTTGCTAGTTACCGTTTATCAATTGTTAATCCACTTGATGATTCCAAAACCATACACCGTGATTCATGGCATCGGTTTTCCAGTAAGAAAAAATCACACGGTTGGTGTGATTTTACCCCGGCTTCTACCGTATTTGATTCCAAATTAGGCTATTTGTTTAATAATGATTGCGTTTTAATCACCGctgatattttgattttaaacgAATCTGTTAGTTTTATGCGtgataatagtagtagtagcacTAGTAATAATGAGGTGCAATCGGGGCTTTCGTTATCAATTTCGTCCAATTCGGTAGCTGTGGGACCGGTATCGGACGTGTTAAGTGGCAAATGTACATGGAAAGTGCataattttagtttgtttaagGAAATGATTAAGACTCAGAAGATAATGAGTCCGGTGTTTCCAGCAGGGGAATGTAATTTGAGGATTAGTGTGTATCAGAGCTCCGTGAATGGAATGGATTACTTGTCTATGTGTTTGGAGAGTAAGGATACAGAGAAGACAGCTGTTTCAGATAGGAGTTGTTGGTGTTTGTTTAGAATGTCTGTTTTGAATCAGAAGGCTGGGGGGAGTAATCATGTGCATAGGGATTCATATGGACGGTTTGCAGCAGATAATAAGAGTGGGGATAATACGAGTTTGGGGTGGAATGATTATATGAAGATGGCTGATTTTATTGGGGCTGAGTCAGGGTTTTTGGTTGATGATACTGCAGTGTTTAGTACTTCATTTCATGTGATTAAGGAGTTCAGTAGTTTTTCGAAGAATGGGGGGTTAATTGGAGGGAGGGTTGGGAGTGGAGCAAGGAAGTCTGATGGGCATATGGGGAAATTCACTTGGAGGATCGAGAATTTCATGAGGTTGAAGGATCTTttgaagaagaggaagattACTGGTCTTTGCATCAAGAGCAGGAGGTTTCAGATTGGGAATCGGGATTGCCGACTCATTGTTTATCCTCGAG GGCAGTCTCAGCCACCATGCCATCTTTCAGTGTTTCTTGAAGTTACAGATTTGCGAAATACTTCTAGCGATTGGAGTTGTTTTGTGAGCCATCGATTGTCAGTTGTCAACCAGAGGATGGAAGAGAAGTCTGTCACAAAGGAATCTCAAAATCGCTATTCCAAAGCTGCAAAAGATTGGGGTTGGCGTGAATTTGTGACACTCACAAGCCTGTTTGATCAAGACTCTGGGTTTCTCGTTCAAGATACCGTTGTATTCTCGGCGGAGGTTCTCATTTTGAAAGAAACATCCATTATGCAAGATTTTACGGATCAGGATACTGAGTCAACTAATGGCACTTCCCAGACTGACAAGGTTGGGAAAAGAAGTTCATTTACATGGAAGGTGGAGAACTTCTTGTCCTTCAAAGAAATAATGGAAACTCGAAAAATATTTAGCAAGTTCTTCCAAGCTGGTGGCTGTGAGCTTCGGATTG GTGTGTATGAGTCCTTTGACACCATATGCATATATTTGGAGAGTGATCAGTCAGTTGGTAGTGATCCAGATAAAAACTTTTGGGTCAGATACAGGATGGCTGTTGTGAATCAAAAAAATCCAGCGAAGACTGTGTGGAAGGAGTCATCTATTTGTACAAAGACATGGAATAATTCTGTCCTGCAATTCATGAAGGTGTCAGATATGTTGGAAACAGATGCAGGGTTCCTCGTACGTGATACTGTTGTTTTTGTATGTGAAATTTTAGATTGCTGCCCATGGTTCGAGTTTTCAGATTTAGAG GTTTTGGCGTCCGAGGATGATCAGGATGCTTTAACAACTGATCCTGATGAACTCATTGATTCTGAAGATAGTGAAGGAAATagtggagatgaagaagacatCTTTAGAAACCTTCTTTCCAGAGCTGGGTTTCACCTCACATACGGAGATAATCCTTCACAGCCTCAGGTTACCTTAAGAGAAAAGCTTCTAATGGATGCCGGTGCAATTGCTGGTTTTCTGACTGGACTACGTGTTTATCTTGATGAACCAGCTAAAGTAAAGAAGCTGCTTCTTCCAACCAAGCTTTCTGGTGGCAATGATGGAAAGAAGGCTGTGAAGGCTGATGAATCTTCTCCCAGCTTGATGAATTTGTTGATGGGAGTTAAAGTTTTGCAGCAGGCAATCATAGATTTACTATTGGACATAATGGTTGAATGTTGCCAACCTTCGGAAGGAAGTTTGAATGATGATTCCTCTGATGCGCACTCAAAGCCTTCTCTTGATGGCAGTGGTGCTTCCAGCCCATTGGAATCTGACAGGGGAAGTGGAGCAACTGAATCCGCTCAATTTCCTGTACATGAAAGGTTGGATTCTGGTCTAGATGATTCTAAAAGAGCATCTGCTGTACAGAGCTCTGACATAAATGGGACTGATATGCCTGGACAAGCTCTTCCAGGACAGCCTATTTATCCACCAGTAACAACAGCAGGAGGTGCTTTGGAAAATGCTTCTCTTCGCTCTAAG ACCATGTGGCCAGAACAATCTGAGGAGCTCTTGGGACTGATTGTTAACTCACTGAGAGCCCTAGATGGAGCTGTTCCACAAGGCTGCCCAGAGCCAAGACGAAGACCTCAGTCTGCACAAAAGATTGCTCTTGTACTGGATAAAGCTCCCAAGCATCTGCAGCCGGACCTGGTTTCTTTGATTCCCAAATTGGTTGAGCATGCAGAGCATCCATTGGCGGCTTATGCACTTCTTGAAAGACTTAAAAAGCCTGATGCAGAACCTGCACTGTGGATACCT GTTTTTGGTGCTCTTAGTCAACTGGAGTGTGGCAGTGATGTGTGGGAGCGTGTTTTAATTCAGTCTTTTGATCTTTTGGCTGATTCAAATGATGAGCCTCTTGCTGCTACCATAGATTTTATATTCAAGGCTGCATCCCAGTGTCAACATCTTCCGGAAGCA GTCAGATCAGTTCGCACTAGGTTAAAAAACTTAGGGGCTGACGTGTCTCCTTTTGTCCTAGATTTTTTGAGCAGAACTGTGAATAGTTGGGGAGATGTTGCTGAAACCATACTAAGAGATATTGATTGTGATGATGCCCTTGGTGATAGCTGCTCAACGTTGCCTTGTGGCCTCTTCTTGTTTGGAGAAAATGCATCGGCTGCTGAAAGGTTGCATGTGGTGGATGAGCAGACATTCCATTTTAGATGTCATTTTTCTGACATTTATATCCTGATTGAGATGTTATCCATACCTTGCCTTGCTGTTGAGGCTTCCCAAACATTTGAGAGGGCTGTAGCTCGAGGAGCAATTATGGCTCAATCTGTAGCAATGGTCTTGGAAAGACGCCTTGCTCAAAGATTGAATTTTAATGCCAGAtttgttaatgaaaattttcagCACACAGATGCTACAATAGAGGAAGAAGCCAGTGAACAGCTGCGAGTCCAAcgtgatgatttttctgttgTTCTTGGTCTTGCTGAGACACTGGCTCTTTCTAGAGACCTTTGTGTGAAGGGATTTGTTAAGATGCTGTACACAATACTATTTAAATGGTATGCCAATGAGACCTATAGAGGGAGAATGCTAAAGAGACTTGTTGATCGTGCCACCAGTACTACTGATAATAGTTGTGATGTAGATTTAGATTTGGACATATTGGCTATTTTAGTTTGTGAGGAGCAAGAAATTGTTAAACCTGTTCTGAGCATGATGCGGGAGGTTGCTGAACTTGCAAATGTTGATCGGGCAGCTCTCTGGCACCAGCTATGTGCTAGTGAAGATGAAATTATTCGTATACGTGATGAGAAGAAAGCAGAAAATTCCAATATGGCTCGGGAGAAGGCAAATCTATCGCAAAAATTGAGTGACTGTGAGGCCACTAACTATAGGCTAAAG TCTGAAATGAAGGCTGAGATGGATCGCTTCACTCGGGAAAAGAAGGAACTTTCTGAACAAATACAAGAAGTTGAGAGTCAGCTTGAATGGCTACGTTCAGAGAGAGATGATGAAATCACAAAGCTGacagttgaaaaaaaagttcttcAAGACCGTCTACATGATGCTGAGACACAGCTCTCCCAATTGAAGTCCCGAAAACGGGATGAATTGAAG AAAGtagtaaaagagaaaaatgctcTTGCTGAAAGGCTGAAGAGCGCTGAAGCTGCACGAAAAAGATTTGATGAAGAACTGAAACGGTATGCTACAGAGAATGTGACAAGGGAGGAAATCCGTCAGTCATTGGAGGATGAGGTTCGGAGATTGACAAAAACAGTTGGGCAAACTGAAGGAGAGAGGAGGGAGAAGGAAGAGCAGGTTGCCAGGTGTGAAGCATATATTGATGGGATGGAATCAAAATTGCAGGCCTGCCAG CAATATATCCACACCCTTGAGGCTTCTGTTCAAGATGAAATGAACCGGCATGCCCCTCTTTATGGAGCCGGATTGGAAGCTCTATCAATGCAGGAGTTGGAGACTATATCACGTATTCATGAGGAAGGTCTCAGGCAGATTCATGCCCTCCAACAGTGCAAGGGGAGTCCTGCCTCCAGTCCTCATGTGAGCCCCCACACCTTACCCCACAATCATGGGTTGTATCCTGCTGCTCCACCTCCAATGGCAGTTGGATTGCCTCCACTGATTCCAAATGGTGTCGGGATCCACAACAATGGACTCGTGAATGGAACAGTTGGTCCATGGTTTAACCATACATAA